The DNA sequence CCCATTCCTCGGGCCGTTCCGCGCGGATGAGTTCGATCGGTACGTAGTGGGACAGGCCGCGGTCGTACTCGGCCAACCGTTCGTCGATGTCGAGGGTCAGCCCCCGCTGCGCGGCCACGGGCTCGCCGGTCTGCATGGCCCGGCGCTGCGGGCTGCTCACCAGCCGGGTGATCGGGAACCGCGCCAGCGCGTCGGGTAGCCGGCGGGCCTGCTCCCAACCCTGCTCGGACAGCTCCGGATCCGACCCCTCACCGGCCTGGGTGCGATGCGGCAGGGCGTGCCTGACAAGCAGCAACTGCATCTGTTCAGACATCCTTTCGGTACTGGGGCCGTTCTGCGGGCCCGTGCAACGATAAGGCCCATGCGCGCGTTCGCCTGTCCGGTGTGCCAGAGCTTCGCCTTGTTCGAGAGCGCAGAATGCCCGTCCTGCGGCACCGCGTTGGGCCTGCATCTGCCGAGCAAGTCGATGGTCGCACTGACCACCGGGACGGCGATCATCGGGGGTGCCGGGTGGGTGCGCTGCACCCAGGCCGAACCGCTGGGCTGCAACTGGCTGGTACCCGATGCCGTGCCCGCCGAGCAGCGCGGCCGGTGTCTGGCCGATTCGCTGATCCGCCGCGAACCCGAACCCGACGACACCATTGCGCTGGAGAAGCTGGTACCCACCGCGGTGGCCCTGCGCAGGCTGGTCTACCAGCTCGACGATCTGGGCTTGCCGATCGAGCCCTACTGGCAGCGTGCCGGCGGGCTCGCGTTCGATCTGCTGTCCAGCTACAGCAACGGTGAACGCATCATGATCGGCCACGCCAACGGCGTGATCACCATCGATCTGGTGGAATCCCTTGACGCGTACCGGGAATCGCTTCGGGTGCGCCTCGGCGAACCGTACCGCACGATGCTCGGACACTTTCGCCACGAAGTGGGCCACTACTACCAGAACATCCTGGTGGAGACGGGCCCGGGCGCAGCCCGCCACCTGGATCGCTGCCGCGAGCTGTTCGGTGACGAGCGCGCCAGCTACTCCGAGGCGATCGCGCGGCACTACGAGGTGGGGGCACCTGCGGACTGGCAGCGTGCCTTCATCTCGGAATACGCGACCATGCACCCGTGGGAGGACTTCGCCGAGTGCTTCGCGCATTATCTGCACATCACCGACACCATCGACACTGCGCGCGAGGGCGGGCTGGTGTTGCACAAGGACAGGGTGCGGTTCGCCTGGCCGCAGGACATCGTCCCGCGCGAGTCCTACGCCGACGCACCGGTCGAACAGCTGCTGTTCGACTGGACGTGGATCTCGTTGTTCTTCAACCGGGTCAACACCGCGATGGGCAAGAACCCGTTGTACCCGTTCGACATCACCGAACCGGTGGCCGCCAAGCTGGGCTTCGTGCACACGCTGGTGCGGGAGTCAGCGCTCGCGTAGTTCGGCCAGGATCTCCTCGGTGTGCTCCCCGAGTCGCGGCGCCACCGACCTCGGCGCCCACGGTGTGCCGTGGAAGTCCGCCGGGGTGGCGATCATCGGCACCGGCGAGTCACCGTCGGGCACGTCGACCAGCCCCCCACCAGCGTGGAACTGCTCGTCACCCAGGATGTCCTCCATGCCGTTCACCGGTGACCAGAACAGTTCCGGCTCGGCCTCGAAGATCGGCGTCCATTCGTCGAGGGTCTTGGTTGCAAAGATCACGTCGAGGGCAGCGATGAGCTCGCGGGCGTTGATCGCACGGTTACGCGCTGTGTCAAACCTGCTGTCGGACAACCATTCCGGACGGTTCACCGCCCGGCACAGGGGTGGCCAGTGCCGGTCGGCCTCCATCCCGACGAGCCAGAACCGGCGCCCGTCGGACGCCGCATAGTTGTTCATAGCGGGGTTGCCCATGTTCTCGCGCTGTCCGATGGAGATTGGTGACCCGCTGAGCAGGAACGTGTTGAGGTCGAAACTGACGGTGTAGGTGCCCTGGCGATACAACGAGGTGGTGACCAGCTGGCCGGTCCCGGTGCGGGCGCGGGCCACCAGAGCGGCATTGACTGCGGCGGCCAGCGTCATACCGGTGAGGTGATCGCCCATGCCGCCGCGCTGGAACGGTGGGACGTCACCGGGTCTGGTCAGTAGCGCAGCCACCCCGGCGCGGGCCCAGAACGCGGCAATGTCGTAGGCCGGCCGGTTGGCATCGGGTCCGGTCTCGCCGTAGCCGGTGATGAGCCCGTACACCAAGCCCGGGTTGTGCTCGGCGAGCGCGGCGTAGTCCAACCCCAGCCGCTGCAGTGCATCCGGGCGGACGTTGGTGATGAAAACGTCCGCGCCGCTGATGAGCTCGTGGGCGACGGCTCGATGCACCTCGGTGCCCAGGTCCAGCACGATGCTGCGTTTGGAGCGATTGTCCATCTCGAACGGTGG is a window from the Mycolicibacterium anyangense genome containing:
- a CDS encoding zinc-binding metallopeptidase family protein is translated as MRAFACPVCQSFALFESAECPSCGTALGLHLPSKSMVALTTGTAIIGGAGWVRCTQAEPLGCNWLVPDAVPAEQRGRCLADSLIRREPEPDDTIALEKLVPTAVALRRLVYQLDDLGLPIEPYWQRAGGLAFDLLSSYSNGERIMIGHANGVITIDLVESLDAYRESLRVRLGEPYRTMLGHFRHEVGHYYQNILVETGPGAARHLDRCRELFGDERASYSEAIARHYEVGAPADWQRAFISEYATMHPWEDFAECFAHYLHITDTIDTAREGGLVLHKDRVRFAWPQDIVPRESYADAPVEQLLFDWTWISLFFNRVNTAMGKNPLYPFDITEPVAAKLGFVHTLVRESALA
- a CDS encoding CaiB/BaiF CoA transferase family protein, whose amino-acid sequence is MAGPLDGIKVVELGVWVAGPAAGGILADWGADVVKIEPPSGDPARLFGRILGLQDGSNPPFEMDNRSKRSIVLDLGTEVHRAVAHELISGADVFITNVRPDALQRLGLDYAALAEHNPGLVYGLITGYGETGPDANRPAYDIAAFWARAGVAALLTRPGDVPPFQRGGMGDHLTGMTLAAAVNAALVARARTGTGQLVTTSLYRQGTYTVSFDLNTFLLSGSPISIGQRENMGNPAMNNYAASDGRRFWLVGMEADRHWPPLCRAVNRPEWLSDSRFDTARNRAINARELIAALDVIFATKTLDEWTPIFEAEPELFWSPVNGMEDILGDEQFHAGGGLVDVPDGDSPVPMIATPADFHGTPWAPRSVAPRLGEHTEEILAELRER